The Elaeis guineensis isolate ETL-2024a chromosome 12, EG11, whole genome shotgun sequence sequence AGGCTCGTCCGCAGAGGCAgcgacctgggggttcgaagcagaagaactctcagaactgacgggagcagaagagtcggaagacattctgggtagtttcgaagggaggatctaaagaaccctaaaaagacagaccgaaaggggaacgagatgccgaaggctaactcggagggaggcacaaaagtaatgaagagaggagaagcccctaggcagtgagaagaaggttggcactaacctatattgctctggggacctggggaacgggaaacgggaggcgcctacggctcgagaagacattcacaagagcaggctctcgaagagaagacagacaccaagcGAAAACTcaagaatggagtaggacgcctgaaggggggaggacgggtttaaatagaccctggaatccggtgccataatgatcgcgaatccccctggccggtccgcatccgacacgtgtcccactccccctggcagacggctaaaagcggctgacggttggcaggatcataattgcaccgtacctaggccagtgtacctgcgggatttttgaagcgtcccctcgtaccgctccaattcgaaaagactctggcacgcgctcatttaatgccaaaatatctggaggcggcacccatctctctctctgtgtacttccttcgcttgaaattcaaactcggaagtagggggactggtgttgggtataaaatacccacagccgaaaccctcaacggaatcggcatcagaacagctccgcccggactcctacgagagccgggtttcgcccgcgacttcagctccgagaggctccgcccggactcctacgggagccgggctccgcctccgacatcagctacaaagcagctccgcccggactcctacgggagccgggctccgcctccgacatcgactacagagcagctccgtccggactcctacgggagccggacttcacctctaactttgattgcagaggactccgcccagactcctacgggagccgggttccgcccgcaacttcagctccgagaggctctgcctggactcctacgggagccgggctccgcctccgacatcagctacaaagcagctccgcccggactcctacgggagccgggctccgcctccgacatcgactacagagcagctccgtccggactcctacgggagccggacttcacctctaactttgattgcagaggactccgctcggactcctacgggagccagattccgcccgcaacttcagctccgagaggctccgcccggactcctacgggagccaggctccgcctccgacatcagctacaaagcagctctgcccggactcctacgggagccgggctccgcctccgacatcgactacagagcagctccgtccggactcctacgggaaccggacttcacctctaactttgactgctggtaagccccgtccggactcctacgggagccggacttcccctctaactttgattgcagaggactccgcccgggctcctacgggagccgggttccgcccgcgacttcagctccgagaggctccgcccggactcctacgggagccgggctccacctccgacatcagctacagagcagctccgcctggactcctatgggagccgggctccgcctccgacatccccagcagcacggctccgcccgggctcccacggaggTCAGATTTCGCCCACGACCccggccgccaggaggacctctcccggatctctacagaggccgggctccgaccgtcgccgagcttcaatcaacagatccgcgccccctggcaggccaccaaaacggccacgaccctgctccactttctgtgacggattccgcgcagctccatcattccctgacaagccgcagtaaccgtcgccgccctgtcccacttcctgtggcggattccgcacagctccactaccccctggcaggccacgataacggccacgaacctgctccacctcctgcgacggataccgggcgattctcccatccgctggcaagtcacgacaacgggcgctgctccaccccctgcaactgattccacgtggcgagctgcggtgatggccacgattccgctctaCTACCTCCCACAATAAATtttcctgaccacgggcggcccactaccagacggttacaggtgtcgccatcaatccgttgccccctccgcctataaaagggggactcagatacgttattctttaagctcattttcttatctcaaaactctgctaaattctccgttcgagcactccattcttgttgaggcagagaactgacttgagcgtcggagggtcttgccggagcaaccccacctccggtttagacttcctttgcaggtcccggcggcgaccgcggcttccccgactccagcttctccggcgcaagcagatttttgcaccaacaaaacacATGATTAGTATCGTTTATATTCAATATTTTAGAATCATCGAAATCAATCTTAGAGTCAATACCCTACCGTCTCAACTACCTCTTTCTCGATCTCCGATCGATGATCAAGCTCTACCCACCTCCATTCTTTTGTTTTCTCCTTTGAGCATTGTGGCCCCTTCTTACCCACCACCTCCTCGATCTTTGACTAGTGATTAAGCCCCACCTCACACTCTATTTCTTCTTCGCTGGCCGGTGCAATCAAGCCCCACCCGAGCCCCTTCTTTACTCCTTCGTCTACGACTGCTATCGCTGTCTCTGTCTCAACTGCATCGGTGCAGCCATCTCTCTTCCGCCACCTTGACCGCCTCCTCaagatttgattgtctcatcctTCAATTTTGATTGTGATAGCTTAAAGCTCGACGAGGAGCCTGAGTGAAGGAGATGTGGGCGGAGGAGGAGGGGTCAATGGAGGGCAATGGCAGGAAAGGTAGgcagagaaggaggaggagggggaagggggCAACATGTAGCAGCGAACCTGAGTGATGGAGAGGTGGGCGAAGGAAGAGGAGGGGAGAGGTGTGCAGCAATGAGAAGGCGAGCGGTGGAGAAGTGAGTGGAGGAGGAGGAAGTGGGCGGCGTGCGGCGGAAGAAAGACGGGCGACAATGAGGAGAATttcgaagaagaagaataaggattaaaaaataataaaatattatttaaaaaaataaaatataaaaaatgatgattgaataatattttaaatattttttataataaaatataatgaaaaatattgTAGCAAATGTCGTCGTGACTTTTTAAATCCTCCTTGTACAGCGCGATGCTATTCAATAGCCCATGATACTGGTGCGCGACTGGACCTTCGAAAACGAAGGTCCTGTGAAGATCAAAGGTACGAAACTGCTGGCCCCTGAAAATTTGGTCCAACAAAGAGCCTGTAATTAAGTTTGCGTGTTGAAGCAACTACGTCGAATAGATAATGACCAAAGTCAAAACCCCATAATTGCTTTGGCTGCACGGATGCCTCAAGCTATTGCATGTTGGCCCAATGTTTGCTATTTAACTGAAAAGAACTGTCCCATACAAATTTCTTATTAATCATGTCTAATAGTTTTAGGAACTTTGACTGATTGCTAGATGATAAAGAGAAACTTGCGTTTCCCATGAATGGCGGTTCTCCATGTACAACAAATGACCAATGAACTCTTGTTGTGCTGTAGGAGAAGGGACATCATTAGTTCTACATTGGTTGTGAATCAAGAAAGACTCTTACTTATATGAGATTGGATCTTTTCTCTACCATGAGACGTCTTTTGAAGAGCAAAATCGTGAGATCTCGTATCATGATGGCTTGAGATCGAAGCAGATAATACCTCATACACGTGGAAGCGAAAATTGATCTGTCTGAGCTGCGAGTATTTGACCGCAATATATATTGACATGCCAGGTAGAGGCTAATGTGCCTCCAGTGGACTATGGTACACCTTCGACAATCTTATCTAAAGTCTTTCTTGACTAAGGGACTATGTTGTGGTATAGGAGGAAGGGAGGCCAAAGTGGATTGATCTGTTCGAGCTGTGAGTATTTGACCGCAATATATATTGGCATGCCAGGTAGAGGCTAATGTGCCTCCAGTGGACTATGGTACACCTTCGACAATCTTATCCAAAATCTTTCTTGACTAAGGGACTATGTTGTGGTATAGGAGGAAGGGAGGCCAAAGTGGATGGTGTACTAGGATTCCTCTACTCGGAGATTCTAAAGAGTATTCCAACTTCTTTTTCCAACAGTTTGTTCGCTTATCTTTTCTTGGATCAGCACTCAAAAGAGTTAAATTGAAGCGCACGGCATTCTTGCTTCTCCATGCATAAAGCTTCAGTGCAGTTGTACCCACATCTCATTCCTTTAGTCTGTTCCACCAGATCTGGGTAGAGTTAGGAGCAGCATCTCATGCTTTTGATTCACTCAAGCAACGCTTTTTGCAAACCATAAAAGGGCACGAGGGGAGACAGTTGATAAAAAGTTGGAAGCAGTGAGCCTTCTTCCTTCTCACGGCTCTGCATTCCCTTAAATTTCTTCTCCTTCCGCTAACAACAACAAACACCACAGCATTGAAAGCCAGACTCCCCACCACCCACAGAAAAAGGATCCTAAGTGGACCTCTTTTGCCTTTACCGTTGGAAGTTAATGCGTCCGCATCTAAAGAGTGAATCGGATCCAAATTCCTATTGAAAAACAGTAGTGAATGGGGATGCATGGTCACAAGTCGCTGCGTTTCAACTCACAGGGTACATGGGTTTCTAGCCAGCAGTTATTCGCGGTTTATTCTTATTAAACCAGCTTTTTGCATTGAGGATGAGTCTATGGGTTTAGCCTAAtcagttagatttttttttttttttttttttgagagtttTCTTCGTGCATACTCTTATAAATGTCTGAAATTGTGTGACACACTCACAACTTTACTATTTGCATGCAtaccattataatttttttttcgacATATCTACCCTACCGTTGCCATGCATCTAACTTTGTGAGAAAATGAactgtttaaaattaaaatgattgaaTACACTTAATAAGGGTGGATCTATAAAATTAAACATATGAATAATAAATTTGTAAGGATGTATATGCAATATTGAGACACTAAGGATATACTTGTGAAAAACCCTCTAATTAAATGCTAACACCATCAAGTGGATTGCAATGTCAAGAGCGGACGTGCAATAAGAAATAATTTAGAAGGGCATACATGTAATAGAAGATGTGCAAGAATATATatgcaatttaaaatatttacaatTGCATAGATGCAAAAAGAAAACATGCATAAACAAACTATGGAAGGTAGCCACATCCATTTTCTCACCGATATCACTAATCTCTTCTTTAGATATATATCTCTATAGtataattatgattttttttttttttttggctttagaGAGAACAAgaactttttttcaaaaaaaaaaaaaaaaaaaaaaaaaaaagatgaaaattgAAGTAGCTTCAAACCATCCAAGTCAATCTTAGGCCGAGCAAAACTACATTTAGAATTGAGATTCTGCTAGCCTGAAAAGCATGCAAGGCAGACGATCCAAGCTGAGTCTGGAAACTGTAGAACTTCAAAATCGATGTGAAAAACACTCAACACATTGGATGATACCAAGGGGGAAAGGAGGCTGATCACATCAAGAAATAAATTGAGATGGCACTCATATTGTGCCATAGGATCAAATAAACAGCGGTGGATCTGCGATCTGTTACCACCACAGTATGCTGGTCTCACTTTGATCCAGGGTCCGACAATATCAAATTTAACAACAACAGTCCAACTGCAGTGGTCCAACCCTCCAACTAAAACTGACAGCTGGTGCATAACTGCCCAATCTAAGTGGCGGTAACACCAACTGTCAACTAATTATTGTAACTAACAGTATGTTCAGAGTAGCTTTCAGAATTGTTTCTTTCAATagttttatataaattaattccTGCAAAATTTCCATAGGTCTCCTATATTCTTATTACTGCAAGGGCTTTGGAACTTGtcaatattttttatgttataaattttttatagcagaactcataaaattttatttctaagtCTATTTTGGATGTTCTCTCGACATCAGGATTTTTGTGCAAGTTTAGATGAATCACGTAACAATGTTGTGGATTCTGTGAAAATGTTCCATGATAAGTTAGCTAGTGAATTTTGGAGAGCCACGGGCAACATTTGAAGGTGCTGATGAACTCCAATTTCTATCAAAAACCTTCAGCAGCATGATGGGGCCAAtagttttcctttatttttttaatatctctgATAGAATTATCCTTCTTTTATCTTCTAATTCGTTTCTGTTTTTAATTTAAGTTGCTTTCTTAAAGAACAAGTAACTCAATTTAACTTGCAGAGTCTCTATTGATTTGTTCGGTTGTGTGCTTGTAACTTCTTGTTATGTAGCCTTCACTCTGCACCAACAACCTGATATTATATACTCTTATGCCCATAAAATTGCATGTCAATGCTTCCACAACACTCATCCTGTGCTTGCAAGTAACTGCTTTGTtctcccatcaaaaaaaaaaagaaaaaaagaaaaaaaaaaaggtaactaCTTTGTTCTCAAATGAGAAACACTTGCCAAAATTCCCAAGCAATCTCCAATACATTTGAATTGCATAATAATGTAAACGCAAAAACCAACAATTATGGACGCAGTAGAATAGTCAGAAACATACTATTGCCCATCCTAGCTCCATGGCTCCCCTTTGTATAGCTTAACTGATGATAAGCTTATTCTTGGCAGCATATTGTCGTCCAGCCGTAAGGATTTGTATAGCCTCCTAGAAAGTTTAActaaaagaatttatttttgatcattcCTGTCCATGCGTGAAGACCAACTTTTAGAACCAGTGAGTGACAAATGTTCCACTGTTGCTGGAATAGGAAGAGGAGGGAAGAAAAGCAAGCCCCAAAGAAAACAACATGTCACAAATAATATTTGAAACTAAGGGACAGATGATTGCTAGAAGAACTTTATATAGGACATATTTTCCCTTGTGTCATGCCCTTTATATAAAATGTATAATCTCAGGCAGACCGGGCCATATCGCTCATAAAACCAAAGCTTAGTATAATCGGCGCCGAAGCGAGAGATGATGCCCTGCGAAATCGAACCTTTGTCCCTTGCCTAAAGTTGCAAGAAATCATGCCATCAAAACCAAATTTTAGATGTCATAActagaaatatattttttcaatagattataaattatttttgaagtAGGTGCCGAGACACTACATCTAACCTACAACATTGGAAGTAGCACATAAGTAATACAtgcgatataattttattataaaattaatcgagctactatttatagagtgggttgtatctttcgcatgaAATTAAGAAGGGTTCTCCTTCATATGAGTCTATGGTTAGGTCATGCAATGCAATGGCCGCTTCAAAATCTATGCAGGATGTTATCCTACGCTATCATGAGAAAAGAATAATCAAATCCATTCATAAAATCAAAGCTCGATATAATTCACGTCTCAGTTCTCGTAAAATCAAACCCTTGCCTCTTGCCAAAAGTAGAGAGGGTTTGTACCACCGAAATCAAACTTTGGTGGTCATAACCAGACAAAAATGGTTCAGTGGAATTATTATTTATCTTATCAACTAGATGATCGGGCATTGCATCTAACAATTAAAGTAGCACAAAAGCTACATATGTGGTATAATTTTATTAGAACAACAAAAGTGTCACGCAAGCAATATTGCTATTTCTGGAGAGTGATGGTTAATATAACCATTATACACCTTGCATTTTAAAAACAAGATTTCCCCAATGTTTTGCTCATCTCTGGTGATACGGATAGGAAACAAAGCAtggaaaagataaaagaaagcCCATTGCAATATTCTTTTGATCTTTTGTTGTAACCTCCATAGATAGATTCTGATCCAAAAGCAAGAAGCTATTGGCTCATCTCAAAAGGTTTATGCGATCACTTGAGCAGTACAAAAGTGCTGCTCTGACCGTGATGATCGGTGACAATCATTAATGGATCCGAATTGCCCATCCCCAATGTGAAAGCAAACCAACACCAAAATGCTTACAAACAGAGTGTACGACCAAATATTACACCCATTTGGATGGCTCCTATTACAGAACTGAAACCAACCCAATCCAGTCTAACATCATCCAATTAATTCAGAATTAAGAAATAGCAATGCAGTTAGGTAATGCCCTGGGCTGTGCCTGAGAGATCCAAACATGGCCAGACCAAAAAAGTCCAACCACTTCAAATCATCTGTAACCGGACAGGCTTATGGAACATTCCTCATTATGTTTGATCAATCCGGTCCTGCTCTAAGAGTACATTCAGTTCGCGATGTGAATtagaatcaaaatagattagAATAAAAATCAGAATAATCATATTCCTCGATGCATTTGATTTATGACTAGAATCGAAAGTAGAATGCctcaagtaaattttaaaattatcttgataGAATGGGATGTGGATATTGGAGGAGCCgggattaaattttgaaaagatttagaTATTCCCATTTCCTCTTAAATTAATAATGACAATGAAAATGAGCTTCATTTCAACCAAATAACTATAATGAGAATGATTCATTTCCATTTCTATTCCATATCCCACTTTCTCCAACCAAATATGAATGTCCTAAGTTGATTGCCGTTATATAACTTGTTCTTAGATAATAAGTGCAGTTGTTTAGTGTCATTAGAATCTCGAGTTGAATCAAAAGAACACCAGTCAAAACTTGCTTCCTAGTTCGAGTCCAGAGCTTAAAATTTGGTTTTGGGTTCAACGCACCCTCGACGACAAAACTGGCCTGGCCCTCCTTCCAAAATGCACGGACCCATTCCGATGATGTTGCGGGTCTCGTGCATTGTTGACCGAATTGTGAACCCACCCGCTCTCATGTACCATCACATGATGAGAGCCGTGCTAATTCGCATCCACCGTCGCACTTTAGCTTCTCTCACTCAACGTGCCCCCCGGTCCCACTCCCTCTGCCTTTCATGCATAGCGCTGCATGTGATCAACTGACACCACCAGTACCACTCTTGTCGGTAACCCCACCTCTCTTTTCTATTCTCTCCCTACTTCCCGTGATCCCCCCACCCTCTTTACTCCCTTATATAAATACAAGCTACGCTTCCAAATTCCAAAGCCCCAATGAGAACGCTAACCTCAACTCACTTAAATATTACTCCCCTTTGCCAATTATGAGGCTCTTCTTTCACATTTTACTACTACTCTTGATTCAATCACCTCCGGCCTCCACTCATAACTACCATGATGCACTGACCAAATCCATCTTATTTTTTGAGGGGCAGCGGTCCGGCCGGCTGCAGTCCGACCAGCGAGCCACGTGGCGGGGGGACTCCGGGCTGTCGGATGGCTCGGAGGCCGGCGTCGACCTCCAGGGTGGTTACTACGACGCCGGCGACAATGTCAAGTTCGGCTTCCCGATGGCCTTCACCACCACAATGCTGTCTTGGAGCGTGATCGAGTTCGCCGACGCCATGCCTTCCGACGACCTCTGGAATGCCGCCGTCGCCATCCGGTGGGCCACCGACTACCTCCTTAAAACCATCTCCCAGCCAGGCCGTATCTTTGTTCAGGCAAGCAGTAGTAGTAATAGTAGTAGTAACAAGGAAGTGTTTTTTTGTATATTAAGCTTATCATCTACTATTAGGTAGGCAATCCGATAAGCGATCATAACTGTTGGGAGAGGCCGGAGGACATGGACACGGCGAGGACGGTGTACAACGTGAGTGCGGAGAGACCGGGGTCCGAGGTGGCCGGCGAGACGGCGGCGGCATTAGCGGCGGCGTCGATGGTTTTCCGGTCTCTTGACCCGGGCTACTCGCAGAAACTGCTGGAGAACGCAATGCGGGTGTTCGAGTTCGCAGACAACTACAGAGGGGCCTACAGCGATGACCCGGGACTCAGAGCTGGTGTCTGCCCTTACTACTGTGATTTTGATGGATACCAGGCAAGTCATTGTTAtctctgttttttcttttttttttttttaaacctttACGTCTCCTTGGTTTGCTTTTTGAATAGGTAATTAACGGGGTCTTAATATCCAGTTGGTTGTTTAAATGctgttttataattaatttttacaaTAGCATGCAATTAGTAGGTGGTTTCAAATCTTTGATTAGtatttattattgttattaagGAACGTGGCATTTATTCTCCCGTGGACATTTCTGTTTTTTGTTTTATACCTCGAGTGACCAAAACAACAACGTATGGAAGACTTTTATGGACAAATGATGGAAAAGTTAGCTGCTGACGGGGACAAGTTAGCGTGTTGTATAAGTGCGTAGCTCTGGTGGCACGAaatttacaccaatttttttgttGGGCGTACAATTCCATCTCCCATCCTATTCACATCGTAAAGAACTAAACGTAGATTCTCCTTTGACCTAAATATGGATGTCGGCCCTGTATACCAGCCATAGGAGTTTCCAGTAAAGGTGGCAACGCTTCACCCTTTAATCCATTTAACTTATTTCAATCCATTACAGATCGAGTTATATCATCAGTCTAATAAAATGATCCTATTTGAATatgaaattttgatatatttaataaatgagttggattcagattgataatttttttatttataatatatctaTTCCAATCAGTATACCATCAAATCCAACAAGATTGTCGTCCTCAGTTACCAACCATTCCTGCAATTTATATTGTAGGTGATTTGGTGCCAGGTCTAAAGCTGATCGGTATGAGAAGCTAAAGCCATTCTTGGAATGGATTAGAAATTCACTTCTCTCAATCTCCAATCAAGTCGGATATTGATCTCAAAATTAATTGAACTTGTCCAGTCAGAATTGAGTTTGATTCAATATAGTAAGAGTTAATTTAATAATCCAACTGATCCTTATGCTCTGATCTATCCTGGTCCCTTAAATTATGTTTGGGATTGGACCGAAGAAGTTTTGGGTTCAACGGTAATTGGGCTCATCATTTGTCCGGCTAGACCTGGTGCAAATTGGATCCACTGCAATCCTAATTATTGTCCTGTCTTGGATGAAACATTGAACATTTCCATTGTTCTCATTGCCATTTTCGGTGGAAATCGGTTGAAACATGTGATTTACTTGATGGCTATGGAAGCACGAGAAATAAATGAACTTATAGGTGTCTTAGTACGAACATGACATGCCCACATGCTTGGTCTGTTGTCTCCAATTTGTCCTCAAGTGTCAGCAAAACAATATACCAATCTTGGTTTTCCAAAGTTATTTGTGTCTCCTTAATTAGATAATGCTGTTTATTCTTATTCGAAAACATGGTGGTTTTCATCGCTATTTGGCACTTCAATTGGAGAGGTGTCAGCTAACAGCTGTTTGCTAGCATTGCCTTCTTACTGATTTAGGACCGTCTAAATGCACTACAACATCAATTCATCCACATATGGTGAAAAAGAGCATGATAGGCTTCGCAATACTATCAATAAATTACATGATCTTAGATTAAGGAAAAAGGGTTATCCTTGATACTTTTTCCTTGAAGTAACAACTTGTGATGATATTAACTGGAGATCATCATCGGCATAGGATGAGTTGCTGTGGGGAGCAGCATGGCTAAGGAGAGCCTCACAAAATGATACCTTCCTTAATTACATACAAGATAATGGCAAAACGCTTGGAGCAGATGACAACATCAATGAGTTTGGATGGGACAACAAGCATGCCGGCCTCAATGTTCTTGTCTCCAAGGTTTTATCTAATGGCaaactttttattattattattattattattattattattattattattattattattattatttcgagATAACTCATTGCAAACATATTAAACCTACAAAATGGGACTACCATTCTAAGTTAATTAtggcttttctttctttttggttgGTCTCATGGATTATAGGAATATATGGAAGGGCAAGTACTCTCTCTTGAGTCCTATAAGGAGTCTGCAGACAGTTTTATGTGCACACTAATACCAGAATCCTCATCATCGCACATTCAATACACACCTGGAGGACTCATATACAAACCAGGAGGGAGCAACATGCAACATGTgacctccatcgccttccttCTACTTGCCTACGCCAATTACCTCTCAAAATCATCACAAACTGTTAATTGTGGTAGCATCACAGTCGGACCGGCATCCCTCCGGCTTCAAGCCAAAAAACaggtatttaatttaatttataccaTGCAAAATCTGTCATGCTTTATATATGAAGGGGTTCGAAAAGCATAAAACCAAGACCAGCATCTAATTAGTGTAAACCGTTAAAGATGATCTTCAGTATTCCATTGATACAATAAAACTTTTCGGTTATTTTATTGTTATTGATATAAAAAAAtggtttatctttattttttatttcatttatttatttagttaattaattaatttatatatttttttac is a genomic window containing:
- the LOC105035544 gene encoding endoglucanase 23, with translation MRLFFHILLLLLIQSPPASTHNYHDALTKSILFFEGQRSGRLQSDQRATWRGDSGLSDGSEAGVDLQGGYYDAGDNVKFGFPMAFTTTMLSWSVIEFADAMPSDDLWNAAVAIRWATDYLLKTISQPGRIFVQVGNPISDHNCWERPEDMDTARTVYNVSAERPGSEVAGETAAALAAASMVFRSLDPGYSQKLLENAMRVFEFADNYRGAYSDDPGLRAGVCPYYCDFDGYQDELLWGAAWLRRASQNDTFLNYIQDNGKTLGADDNINEFGWDNKHAGLNVLVSKEYMEGQVLSLESYKESADSFMCTLIPESSSSHIQYTPGGLIYKPGGSNMQHVTSIAFLLLAYANYLSKSSQTVNCGSITVGPASLRLQAKKQIDYLLGDNPMNMSYMVGYGTRYPQRIHHRGSSLPAIREHPQFIACKEGSIYFNSTNPNPNPLIGAVVGGPGEDDVYEDDRADFRKSEPTTYINAPLVGVLAYFVANPNLSDHLS